The Spirosoma foliorum genome has a window encoding:
- a CDS encoding FAD-dependent monooxygenase, producing MESLTEKKVLVSGASFAGLSTAYWMNKLGYKVTVVEVANGLKLGGTPVNIEGNTVDIVKRMGIFEQIQAHRLVMEMLEFKNEDDVTEGKISLRNEGEELPTEDCEIERDTLLHLLVDRIKNDVDFIFNNSITALTETNDAIDVSFKDGSQQTFDLVFGCDGIHSAVRRLWFGNEADYLHFLGQYFSITIVNKLLIRENTTQFYNVPDKAVMLNGYNQKTDIVFCFRSDEEIPYDYRDEAQQRKIILDQFKGESWRIAELLEEVKNSSTFYFDKLCQVKMPSWTKGRVALVGDAGYCASPAAGKGGSLAIDGAAALGDAFQKHGDDFDLAFQEYNRNFRPYIEEVQENVVRVGLDILVPRTEEAIRIRNTQTTSF from the coding sequence GTGCTCGTTTCGGGTGCAAGTTTTGCTGGCCTTTCAACCGCTTACTGGATGAACAAGTTAGGCTACAAAGTAACTGTTGTTGAAGTAGCAAACGGACTTAAACTGGGCGGAACGCCTGTTAATATAGAGGGGAATACCGTCGACATCGTTAAGCGGATGGGCATTTTTGAGCAAATTCAAGCCCATCGGCTGGTTATGGAAATGCTGGAATTTAAAAATGAAGATGATGTTACGGAGGGGAAAATCAGCCTAAGAAATGAAGGCGAAGAACTGCCAACCGAGGACTGTGAAATTGAGCGAGACACATTACTTCACCTATTAGTTGACCGTATCAAGAACGATGTCGACTTCATTTTCAATAACAGCATTACAGCGCTAACCGAAACAAACGATGCCATTGACGTCAGCTTTAAAGATGGCTCACAACAGACGTTCGATTTAGTGTTTGGCTGCGACGGAATACATTCGGCTGTGCGAAGGCTTTGGTTTGGAAACGAAGCGGATTACTTGCATTTCCTGGGTCAGTATTTTTCGATTACCATCGTAAACAAATTGCTGATCAGAGAAAATACCACCCAATTCTACAATGTACCCGACAAGGCGGTCATGCTGAATGGGTACAACCAGAAGACTGATATCGTTTTTTGCTTTCGCTCAGACGAAGAAATTCCGTACGACTATCGGGATGAAGCCCAACAACGGAAAATTATTTTGGATCAGTTTAAGGGGGAAAGCTGGCGAATTGCAGAGTTACTGGAGGAGGTGAAAAATTCATCAACGTTTTACTTCGATAAACTCTGTCAAGTAAAAATGCCATCCTGGACCAAAGGTAGAGTGGCATTAGTGGGCGATGCCGGTTATTGTGCGTCGCCAGCTGCCGGAAAGGGTGGGTCGTTAGCTATAGATGGCGCTGCCGCCTTAGGGGATGCTTTTCAAAAACACGGCGACGATTTTGACTTAGCCTTTCAGGAGTACAATCGAAATTTTCGCCCCTATATTGAGGAAGTCCAGGAAAATGTGGTTCGAGTAGGCTTAGACATCCTTGTGCCAAGAACCGAAGAAGCGATTCGCATTAGAAACACGCAAACGACGTCTTTTTAG
- a CDS encoding glycoside hydrolase family 140 protein yields MKQVVLLLLCLSWRVSLAQLKVNSNHRSFQDEKGKPFFWMGDTAWELAHRLDRQETETYLETRRRQGFNVIQVVALPFANEVDNKKPNRYGDFPFVNDNPDQLAITPGNNPNDAAQYDYWDHVDFVIQTAARKGLYIALSPVWGDHVSPHWSPKGVIFNEQNARSYGKYWGSRYANQWNIIWVLGGDCPLVYEKDKRHYDDRPVWRAMAAGIEEGEGAKHHLMTFHPKGGKSSSEYFQQDNWLDFNAFQSSHGARGTDAWNWVTRDLALKPTKPTLDMEPCYEDHPVNPWDGKWTRQRGYFNAYDIRTRLYRSVFAGMSGFTYGHHQVWQFLDTTRFIPLSVGDTIIGWKQALHAEATGQIQYLKQLMLSRPYFSRVSDQSLIRSVKGTDYRDLVMAARDSAGTYIMVYLPQRAPVTVDVTTIPGSQKQAWWFDPRTGKAIPDRSGRFTGVVTFTPPSQPSALATDWVLVIDDAARKYPFPK; encoded by the coding sequence ATGAAACAGGTAGTTCTATTGCTCCTTTGCCTAAGCTGGCGTGTGTCCCTCGCACAACTGAAAGTTAATTCAAATCATCGGTCCTTTCAGGATGAAAAGGGGAAGCCTTTTTTCTGGATGGGCGATACGGCCTGGGAGTTGGCTCATCGACTGGATCGTCAGGAAACAGAAACCTATCTGGAAACACGTCGTCGGCAGGGGTTCAATGTGATTCAGGTGGTAGCCTTGCCCTTTGCTAATGAAGTCGATAATAAGAAACCGAACCGCTACGGCGACTTCCCATTTGTCAACGACAACCCCGATCAATTGGCCATTACGCCGGGTAATAATCCCAACGATGCCGCTCAATACGACTATTGGGATCATGTCGATTTTGTGATTCAAACTGCCGCCCGGAAAGGATTATATATTGCGCTGAGCCCCGTTTGGGGTGATCATGTGTCTCCTCACTGGAGTCCGAAAGGGGTTATTTTTAATGAGCAGAATGCGCGTTCGTATGGAAAATACTGGGGGAGCCGCTACGCTAATCAATGGAATATCATTTGGGTGTTAGGGGGCGACTGCCCACTTGTGTACGAGAAAGATAAGCGGCACTACGACGACCGACCCGTTTGGCGGGCAATGGCAGCAGGGATTGAAGAGGGGGAAGGAGCCAAACACCATCTGATGACGTTCCATCCGAAAGGGGGGAAGTCTTCGTCAGAATACTTTCAACAGGATAACTGGCTGGATTTTAATGCATTTCAATCCAGTCATGGCGCTCGTGGTACAGATGCCTGGAATTGGGTTACGCGGGATTTAGCATTGAAACCTACGAAACCTACGCTCGATATGGAGCCCTGTTATGAAGATCATCCCGTTAACCCCTGGGACGGAAAATGGACTCGTCAGCGCGGGTATTTCAATGCGTATGATATTCGTACCCGGCTTTATCGAAGTGTTTTTGCCGGGATGTCCGGGTTTACCTATGGCCACCATCAGGTCTGGCAGTTTCTGGATACAACGCGCTTTATTCCGCTGAGTGTTGGCGATACAATTATTGGCTGGAAACAGGCGCTTCATGCCGAAGCCACCGGGCAAATACAGTATCTGAAACAATTGATGCTCTCGCGACCCTATTTTTCCCGAGTGTCCGATCAAAGCCTGATTCGCTCAGTCAAAGGAACCGACTATCGGGATTTGGTGATGGCCGCGCGTGATTCGGCCGGGACTTACATAATGGTCTACCTGCCTCAGCGCGCGCCTGTCACCGTTGATGTAACGACGATCCCGGGAAGCCAAAAACAAGCCTGGTGGTTTGACCCCCGAACCGGCAAGGCTATCCCCGATCGGTCGGGGCGGTTTACTGGGGTTGTTACGTTTACCCCACCTTCGCAACCGAGCGCCCTGGCAACCGATTGGGTATTGGTTATCGACGACGCTGCACGAAAATACCCATTTCCGAAGTAA